The following coding sequences lie in one Lolium perenne isolate Kyuss_39 chromosome 2, Kyuss_2.0, whole genome shotgun sequence genomic window:
- the LOC127332599 gene encoding small ribosomal subunit protein eS6 has product MKANIACPTTGCQKKLEIDDDQKLRNLYDKRISQEVLGHLLGDEFKGYVFKIMGGCDKQGFPMKQGVLTNGRVRLLLHKGTPCFRGNGRRDGERRRKSVRGCIVSQDLSVINLVIVKKGEHDLPGLTDIEKPRMRGPKRASKIKKLFNLGEDDDVRTYVNTYRRTFTNKKGKTVSKAPKIQRLVTPLTLQRKRARITDKKKRIIKKKSEAAEYQKLLAQRLKEQRDRRSESMSKRRSKLSSATKAPAASA; this is encoded by the exons ATGAAG GCGAACATCGCTTGCCCCACCACGGGGTGCCAGAAGAAGCTGGAGATCGATGACGACCAGAAGCT GCGTAACCTTTATGACAAAAGGATCTCTCAGGAGGTCCTTGGGCATCTTCTGGGTGAC GAATTCAAGGGTTACGTGTTCAAGATCATGGGTGGCTGTGATAAGCAAGGTTTCCCAATGAAGCAAGGAGTTTTAACCAATGGACGTGTCCGTCTTCTGCTGCACAAGG GCACACCTTGCTTCCGTGGGAACGGCAGGCGTGACGGTGAGCGCAGGAGAAAGTCTGTCCGTGGTTGCATTGTCAGCCAGGACCTATCTGTGATTAACTTGGTGATTGTCAAGAAGGGTGAGCATGATCTGCCTGGTCTGACTGACATCGAGAAGCCCAGGATGAGGGGACCCAAGAGGGCTTCCAAGATCAAGAAGCTCTTTAACCTTGGCGAGGATGATGATGTCCGCACTTATGTCAACACATACCGCAGGACCTTCACTAACAAGAAGG GCAAGACGGTGAGCAAGGCTCCCAAGATCCAGCGTCTCGTGACTCCCTTGACCCTCCAGAGGAAGCGTGCTAGAATCACTGACAAGAAGAAGAGGATCATCAAGAAGAAGTCCGAGGCCGCAGAGTACCAGAAGCTGCTTGCACAGAGACTGAAGGAGCAAAGAGATCGCCGGAGTGAGAGCATGTCTAAGAGGAGGTCGAAGCTCTCTTCTGCTACCAAGGCTCCTGCTGCCTCTGCTTAA